The following are encoded in a window of Haloarcula laminariae genomic DNA:
- a CDS encoding DUF5814 domain-containing protein: protein MAITDKIYVKNHQQLASQLETSFPKGAFKGATLDILFQGEGLAKLDDASRERVLDFAEDFMDCECQAAPHCGCPERKFMTYLLELREQGLGPDAIVDVMTDDYMLYAYPGDVLSFLDNSIRTLEAIETLAGVDGNREMERLAGERRNNLAR, encoded by the coding sequence GTGGCTATCACGGACAAGATATACGTCAAGAACCACCAGCAGCTCGCCTCCCAGCTGGAGACGAGCTTCCCGAAAGGGGCGTTCAAGGGGGCGACGCTCGACATCCTCTTCCAGGGCGAGGGGCTGGCGAAGCTCGACGACGCCTCCCGGGAGCGGGTGCTGGATTTCGCGGAGGACTTCATGGACTGTGAGTGCCAGGCCGCCCCGCACTGTGGCTGCCCGGAGCGGAAGTTCATGACCTACCTGCTGGAACTGCGCGAACAGGGGCTCGGGCCGGACGCCATCGTCGACGTGATGACCGACGACTACATGCTGTATGCCTACCCCGGCGACGTCCTCTCCTTTCTGGACAACAGCATCCGAACGCTGGAAGCCATCGAGACGCTCGCGGGCGTGGACGGCAACCGCGAGATGGAGCGACTGGCCGGCGAGCGCCGAAACAACCTGGCCAGATAG
- a CDS encoding DUF3592 domain-containing protein, with amino-acid sequence MELSFNGPSGTLQVALAVLLGLGTLGYGGYSYAAQSTALGSSETVEATVISTGVESTKKQHGTSYTPRVTFNYTYDGERYTSTNVYPGELPREFDSESEARAQLDGYAAGQTVDAYVRPSAPGNAYLKHEQSDKPLLVMGFGALFLLGTAVSVVRN; translated from the coding sequence ATGGAGCTTAGCTTCAACGGCCCGTCCGGAACGCTTCAGGTCGCGCTCGCGGTGCTTCTCGGACTCGGAACGCTCGGCTACGGGGGGTACAGTTACGCGGCGCAATCGACCGCACTGGGCTCGTCGGAGACGGTCGAAGCGACTGTCATCTCGACCGGGGTCGAGTCTACCAAGAAGCAACACGGGACGAGCTACACCCCGCGCGTGACGTTCAACTACACCTACGACGGCGAGCGATACACCTCCACGAACGTCTATCCCGGTGAGTTGCCACGGGAGTTCGACAGCGAATCCGAGGCGAGAGCACAACTCGACGGGTACGCGGCCGGCCAGACCGTAGACGCCTACGTCCGACCGTCGGCCCCCGGAAACGCGTACCTCAAACACGAGCAGAGCGACAAGCCGTTGCTCGTGATGGGGTTCGGCGCACTCTTCCTGCTTGGGACCGCGGTCTCCGTGGTCAGGAACTAG
- a CDS encoding TRAM domain-containing protein produces the protein MADCPLADDCPSFTERIEGMGCTHYGDRGGAEWCNHYNQPISDLKSQPVKPGQEVVVEVDDIHESGAGVGRTEDGFIVMVDGVLPPARSKVQITKVRSNHARADEIERLELEDGEGSEDADDADEEGGYQGDDDDEDDERLGSRDNFWGS, from the coding sequence ATGGCCGATTGTCCGCTCGCCGACGACTGCCCTAGCTTCACAGAACGCATCGAGGGGATGGGGTGTACGCACTACGGCGATCGCGGGGGTGCCGAGTGGTGTAACCACTACAACCAACCCATCTCGGACCTGAAGAGCCAGCCCGTCAAGCCGGGCCAGGAGGTCGTCGTCGAAGTGGACGATATCCACGAGAGCGGGGCCGGCGTCGGCCGGACCGAGGACGGCTTCATCGTCATGGTCGACGGCGTCCTGCCGCCGGCCAGGTCGAAGGTCCAGATAACCAAGGTGCGGTCGAACCACGCGCGAGCGGACGAAATCGAGCGGCTGGAGCTCGAGGACGGCGAGGGTAGCGAAGACGCCGACGACGCGGACGAGGAGGGCGGCTACCAGGGCGACGATGACGACGAGGACGACGAGCGGCTGGGCAGCCGCGACAACTTCTGGGGCAGCTAG
- a CDS encoding VOC family protein translates to MDPTAHHFAVTVSDLDRAIAFYRDTLGLEVLSEFAVGGEAFATGVGIDGASAQFAHLEAGDARIELVEYTPEGERAAETELNQPGANHLGLEVDDLDAVYDSLPESVEPIADPQTTESGTRICFIRDPDGTLLELLEL, encoded by the coding sequence ATGGACCCGACCGCACACCATTTCGCCGTCACCGTGAGCGACCTCGACCGCGCTATCGCCTTCTATCGCGACACGCTCGGCCTCGAGGTGCTGAGCGAGTTCGCCGTCGGCGGGGAGGCGTTCGCCACCGGCGTGGGTATCGACGGCGCGAGCGCGCAGTTTGCCCACCTGGAGGCCGGCGACGCCCGCATCGAACTCGTCGAGTACACGCCCGAAGGCGAGCGGGCCGCCGAGACCGAACTCAATCAGCCCGGAGCGAACCACCTCGGGCTGGAGGTCGACGACCTCGACGCGGTGTACGACTCGCTGCCCGAGAGCGTCGAGCCCATCGCCGATCCACAGACCACCGAGAGCGGGACCCGTATCTGCTTTATCCGGGACCCCGACGGCACGCTGCTCGAGCTGCTCGAACTCTGA
- a CDS encoding replication factor A (Replication protein A protects and stabilize the intermediate ssDNA that is generated by the unwinding action of a DNA helicase at the replication fork. In addition, SSBs prevent the formation of secondary structures by single-stranded template DNA.), with amino-acid sequence MSETDLRTHAEEIHEQFSDQLDIDVDDVEERLDTLVNEYKVPATEARRSVVNTYLDEAGMERDQLGGGNGGNEQVDLADVDAPEEWVDIRATVVELWEPRADAVAQVGLLGDETGTIKFTKWSKSDLPELEEGKSYSLRNVVTDEYQGRFSVKLNRTTTIEELDEEIAVGDDSVEVEGALVDIQSGSGLIKRCPEEDCTRVLQNGRCSEHGEVEGEFDLRIKGVLDDGEEVTEVIFDEEATEKLTGITLEEAKEMAMDALDTTVVADEMRADILGRYYRVTGPTFGRYVLADEQERLRGPVDADELLIKARSI; translated from the coding sequence ATGTCAGAGACAGATTTGCGTACCCACGCCGAAGAGATACACGAGCAGTTTTCCGACCAGCTAGATATCGACGTCGACGACGTCGAGGAGCGACTTGACACGCTGGTCAACGAGTACAAGGTACCCGCGACCGAGGCCCGGCGCAGCGTCGTCAACACCTACCTGGACGAGGCCGGGATGGAGCGCGACCAGCTCGGCGGCGGGAACGGCGGCAACGAACAGGTCGACCTCGCGGACGTCGACGCCCCCGAGGAGTGGGTCGACATCCGCGCGACCGTCGTCGAGCTATGGGAGCCCCGCGCCGACGCCGTGGCCCAGGTCGGGCTGCTGGGCGACGAGACGGGCACCATCAAGTTCACCAAGTGGTCGAAATCCGACCTGCCGGAACTGGAGGAGGGCAAGTCCTACAGCCTCCGAAACGTCGTCACCGACGAGTACCAGGGCCGGTTCTCGGTCAAACTCAACCGGACGACGACCATCGAGGAGCTGGACGAGGAGATAGCGGTCGGCGACGACAGCGTCGAGGTCGAGGGCGCGCTGGTCGACATCCAGTCGGGCTCGGGGCTCATCAAGCGCTGTCCGGAGGAGGACTGCACTCGCGTCCTCCAGAACGGCCGCTGTAGCGAACACGGCGAGGTCGAAGGGGAGTTCGACCTCCGAATCAAGGGCGTCTTAGACGACGGCGAGGAGGTCACGGAGGTCATCTTCGACGAGGAGGCCACGGAGAAACTCACCGGCATCACCCTCGAAGAGGCCAAGGAGATGGCGATGGACGCGCTCGATACGACCGTCGTCGCGGACGAGATGCGCGCCGACATCCTCGGGCGCTACTACAGGGTCACTGGTCCGACCTTCGGACGCTACGTCCTGGCGGACGAGCAGGAGCGGCTGCGCGGGCCCGTGGATGCGGACGAACTACTCATCAAAGCGAGGTCGATATAG
- a CDS encoding competence/damage-inducible protein A, which yields MDVALLTVGDELLAGDTENTNASWLSRQLTAAGATVTRVLTVPDSEPVIADAAARYREAFDAVIVTGGIGGTPDDVTKAGVAQAFGRDLVVPADVRAHLEAKADQFAADNPEMVDRYDMDLDLDAWASVPEGGQALLTDESFAVGCVVENVYVLPGVPEELKAMYATVADAFGGDRTTETIYTPAPEGALVGAITTARERFDVAVGSYPRKADAPGRVKVTGDDPAAVADAAAWLRERIETE from the coding sequence ATGGATGTCGCACTGCTCACCGTCGGCGACGAACTGCTGGCCGGTGACACGGAGAACACGAACGCGTCGTGGCTGAGCCGCCAGCTGACGGCGGCGGGGGCGACCGTGACTCGCGTGCTGACCGTGCCCGACAGCGAGCCGGTCATCGCCGACGCCGCCGCCCGGTATCGCGAGGCGTTCGACGCGGTCATCGTCACCGGCGGTATCGGCGGGACGCCCGACGATGTGACGAAAGCCGGCGTCGCACAGGCCTTCGGTCGCGACCTCGTCGTCCCCGCGGACGTCCGGGCGCATCTCGAAGCGAAGGCCGACCAGTTCGCCGCCGACAACCCCGAGATGGTCGACCGCTACGACATGGACCTGGACCTCGACGCGTGGGCGTCGGTCCCCGAGGGCGGCCAGGCGCTGCTGACCGACGAGAGCTTCGCCGTCGGCTGTGTCGTCGAGAACGTCTACGTCCTCCCCGGCGTCCCCGAGGAGCTGAAAGCGATGTACGCGACCGTCGCCGACGCGTTCGGCGGCGACCGCACGACGGAGACCATCTACACGCCGGCGCCGGAGGGCGCCCTGGTCGGGGCGATTACGACCGCCCGCGAGCGGTTCGACGTCGCCGTCGGGAGCTACCCCCGGAAAGCCGACGCGCCGGGCCGGGTGAAAGTGACCGGCGACGACCCGGCCGCCGTCGCCGACGCGGCGGCGTGGCTCCGCGAGCGAATCGAGACGGAGTGA
- a CDS encoding DoxX family protein translates to MSRRLAPLKRPLLYLMAPAYVVAGLLHFVVPGLYAQIVPPMLPAPLALVYLSGLAEVAVGLGLLWPPTRRYAAWATIALLLAVFPANVYMATSGVVVSGMPGGGDPSPLVRWGRLPLQGVLILWAYWYTDAES, encoded by the coding sequence ATGTCCCGTCGCCTGGCGCCGCTCAAACGCCCGCTACTGTATCTGATGGCTCCCGCGTACGTCGTCGCGGGGCTCCTCCATTTCGTCGTCCCCGGGCTGTACGCCCAGATTGTCCCTCCGATGTTGCCCGCGCCGCTCGCGCTCGTCTACCTCTCCGGACTCGCGGAAGTCGCGGTCGGTCTCGGGCTCCTGTGGCCGCCCACCCGGCGGTACGCGGCGTGGGCGACAATCGCGCTTCTCCTCGCTGTCTTCCCCGCGAACGTCTACATGGCGACCAGCGGAGTCGTCGTCTCGGGGATGCCGGGCGGGGGCGACCCGTCCCCGCTCGTTCGCTGGGGACGGTTACCGCTCCAGGGCGTCCTGATACTGTGGGCGTACTGGTATACGGACGCGGAGTCCTGA
- a CDS encoding SDR family oxidoreductase codes for MDLELAGNAVLCTAATSGLGRASAERFAREGADVAVCGTTPEHVAETREALEGIGDGDVLAVEADITDPDEIEALVEETVDRFGGLDHVVTSAGGPAPGPFMETTERQWYTAYDLLVMSVVWTTRAAYPHLEASDAGTVVNITSSSVREVIDDLVLSNAVRRAVIGLMKTQAREFAPEVRVNAVLPGTHETPRIEEIVESGVERGEYDSYEEGLEAWSDAPLGRVGQPEELGDVVAYLSSARSSYVTGTALAVDGGMMRS; via the coding sequence ATGGACCTCGAACTGGCGGGCAATGCGGTGTTGTGTACGGCGGCGACGAGCGGACTCGGACGGGCCAGCGCCGAGCGGTTCGCACGCGAGGGCGCGGACGTGGCGGTCTGTGGAACGACACCGGAACACGTCGCGGAGACACGCGAGGCCCTCGAAGGCATCGGTGACGGCGACGTCCTGGCCGTCGAGGCCGACATCACCGACCCCGACGAGATAGAGGCGCTCGTCGAGGAGACCGTCGACCGGTTCGGCGGGCTGGACCACGTCGTCACGAGCGCGGGCGGCCCCGCACCCGGCCCGTTCATGGAGACGACCGAGCGCCAGTGGTACACCGCCTACGACCTGCTGGTGATGAGCGTCGTCTGGACGACGCGGGCGGCCTACCCCCACCTCGAGGCCTCCGACGCCGGGACCGTCGTCAACATCACTTCGAGCTCGGTCCGGGAGGTCATCGACGACCTCGTCCTCTCGAATGCCGTTCGGCGAGCGGTCATCGGTCTGATGAAGACCCAGGCCCGCGAGTTCGCCCCCGAAGTGCGGGTCAACGCCGTCCTCCCGGGCACCCACGAGACGCCGCGAATCGAGGAAATCGTCGAGTCCGGCGTCGAGCGCGGCGAGTACGACTCCTACGAGGAGGGCCTCGAAGCGTGGTCCGACGCGCCGCTGGGGCGGGTCGGTCAGCCCGAGGAACTCGGCGACGTGGTCGCGTACCTCTCGTCGGCCCGGTCGTCGTACGTCACCGGGACCGCGCTGGCCGTTGACGGTGGCATGATGCGGAGCTAG
- a CDS encoding RPA family protein, producing the protein MATTPTREVARRVFAREFNDASYTFKESDDDRAPVYVLLPTGQRANRVFLVGTLTETEDVGEDSEYWQGRVVDPNGDTFFMYAGQYQPDAASMLRELEPPAYVAVVGKPRTYETDEGDVNVSVRPESISEVDEATRDRWVVEAAERTLERIRRFTDADPEGPDVDEYVRMAHEEYGDDVEPYRQSVVGALESMEDAAEASAD; encoded by the coding sequence ATGGCTACTACCCCAACCCGCGAAGTCGCCCGGCGCGTCTTCGCACGAGAGTTCAACGACGCGAGTTACACGTTCAAGGAGTCCGACGACGACCGAGCGCCGGTGTACGTCCTCCTGCCGACTGGCCAGCGGGCCAACCGCGTGTTCCTCGTCGGCACCCTCACCGAGACCGAGGACGTCGGCGAGGACAGCGAGTACTGGCAGGGGCGGGTCGTCGACCCGAACGGCGACACGTTCTTCATGTACGCCGGGCAGTACCAGCCCGACGCCGCCTCGATGCTGCGCGAGCTGGAGCCGCCGGCCTACGTCGCCGTTGTGGGCAAGCCCCGAACCTACGAGACCGACGAGGGCGACGTGAACGTCTCGGTGCGCCCCGAGTCCATCTCGGAGGTCGACGAGGCGACGCGTGACCGCTGGGTCGTCGAGGCGGCCGAGCGGACCCTCGAACGCATCCGACGCTTCACCGACGCCGACCCGGAGGGCCCGGACGTCGACGAGTACGTCCGGATGGCCCACGAGGAGTACGGCGACGACGTGGAGCCGTACCGCCAGTCCGTCGTCGGCGCCTTAGAGAGCATGGAAGACGCCGCGGAAGCCAGCGCCGACTGA
- a CDS encoding sugar O-acetyltransferase, producing the protein MPTEKKKMLAGELYDPRDPELVAARERARELVRLYNRTAATDRESRLLLLDELFGEVGEEPTVEPPVRCDYGDQISVGDRFFANFGCVFLDVCAIEFGDRCLLGPSVHVYTATHPLDAVERAEGKEYGKPVTVGDDVWIGGQAVLNPGVEVGDRSVVASGAVVTRDVPDDVVVRGNPAEVVRELD; encoded by the coding sequence ATGCCCACCGAGAAAAAGAAGATGCTCGCCGGGGAGCTGTACGACCCGCGGGACCCGGAACTCGTCGCCGCACGGGAGCGCGCGCGGGAACTGGTCCGGTTGTACAACCGGACGGCGGCGACCGACCGGGAGAGCCGACTGCTGCTCCTCGACGAGCTGTTCGGCGAGGTCGGCGAGGAGCCGACCGTCGAGCCGCCCGTCCGGTGTGACTACGGGGACCAGATCAGCGTCGGTGACCGCTTTTTCGCGAACTTCGGCTGTGTCTTCCTCGACGTCTGTGCCATCGAGTTCGGGGACCGGTGTCTGCTGGGACCGTCCGTCCACGTCTACACGGCGACCCACCCGCTCGACGCGGTCGAGCGAGCCGAGGGCAAGGAGTACGGCAAACCGGTCACCGTGGGCGACGACGTCTGGATCGGGGGCCAGGCCGTCCTCAATCCCGGCGTCGAGGTCGGCGACCGGTCGGTGGTGGCGTCGGGGGCCGTAGTCACCCGGGACGTCCCGGACGACGTCGTCGTTCGGGGAAACCCCGCGGAAGTCGTCAGAGAGCTGGACTGA
- a CDS encoding DUF7091 family protein encodes MADDDDRLGRFISGSLRSVGNQLSEAKRAFSDGKRAAMAGLPRDEDGRARIVCRRHADRRAVSLDERARPECFDPDHPDCQGCVEDIDEGTIETW; translated from the coding sequence ATGGCCGACGACGACGACCGCCTCGGACGCTTCATCAGCGGGAGCCTCCGGTCGGTCGGAAACCAGCTCTCGGAGGCCAAACGCGCCTTCAGCGACGGGAAACGGGCCGCGATGGCGGGACTCCCGCGGGACGAGGACGGGCGGGCGCGCATCGTCTGTCGCCGCCACGCCGACCGCCGCGCCGTCTCGCTCGACGAGCGGGCCCGGCCGGAGTGTTTCGACCCCGACCACCCCGACTGCCAGGGCTGTGTGGAGGACATCGACGAGGGTACCATCGAGACGTGGTGA
- a CDS encoding CopG family transcriptional regulator, with amino-acid sequence MGNKNKTISFRVSEDKFETLREIAEERDISLSAVFRDYVDTLVDHDGQVTVAPDHEIEAANAEETNAESFPPKVEVPKSFVREHERLELEAEHLREQLEEHKRYVTKLRTQLDEMDQDEVIHLEDLDEGEEEDASYRIGSFDDEY; translated from the coding sequence ATGGGGAACAAGAACAAGACTATCTCGTTCCGGGTCAGCGAGGACAAGTTCGAGACCCTCCGGGAGATAGCGGAGGAACGCGACATCTCGCTGTCGGCGGTCTTTCGCGACTACGTCGACACGCTCGTCGACCACGACGGGCAGGTGACTGTCGCGCCGGACCACGAGATCGAGGCCGCAAACGCCGAGGAGACCAACGCCGAGAGCTTCCCGCCGAAAGTCGAGGTGCCAAAGAGCTTCGTCCGCGAGCACGAGCGCCTCGAACTGGAAGCAGAACACCTCCGCGAGCAACTGGAGGAACACAAGCGCTACGTCACCAAACTGCGCACGCAACTGGACGAGATGGACCAGGACGAGGTCATCCACCTCGAGGACTTAGACGAGGGCGAGGAGGAGGACGCCTCCTACCGCATCGGCAGCTTCGACGACGAGTACTAG
- a CDS encoding globin-coupled sensor protein — protein MTDYTAMFGQGGLNDQVDIDSLVEEIGLDRSEIDWRKEFINFDAADRRRLESLQPLFEDNADAIADAFYENLTQYDETVEVIGRSPKAVDALKDTQRAYFVTLTDGEYDEEYFKNRARIGKLHDILEMPMKQYIGQYGVYYDLILPLLTERASEHITEQVEAALGDAATDGGTATAEAGAPGDTLDIVQDVVDEGIADLREDIMSVLRIINLDMQVVADTYIHSYSQQLEAEIERHQKLATEVEEDLETPMAELRDSAGDVTRSSQQISDLTDDQSERIQSIASEVSNMSATVEEVAASANEVEGSSQRARDLAEDGQDAADDAMGVMDDVGEAVDEVSEDVDELQDRVGEIDAVVEVINDIAEQTNILALNASIEAARAGEAGSGFAVVADEVKSLAGDSQERAQEIETLVGAIEDDTEDTVESLDETTEQIEAGIERVEEAMKLLDDIAEAVQETAQGIREVSDATDEQAASTEEVASMLDELVAQADTVADEAKQIAAANEEQAATIEEVSQTVRRLTE, from the coding sequence ATGACAGACTACACGGCGATGTTCGGGCAGGGCGGGCTGAACGACCAGGTCGACATCGACTCGCTCGTCGAGGAGATCGGCCTGGACCGCAGCGAGATAGACTGGCGGAAAGAGTTCATCAACTTCGACGCGGCCGACAGACGGCGCCTCGAGTCCCTCCAACCGCTGTTCGAGGACAACGCGGACGCCATCGCCGACGCGTTCTACGAGAACCTCACACAGTACGACGAGACGGTGGAGGTCATCGGCCGGTCGCCGAAAGCCGTCGACGCCCTGAAAGACACTCAGCGAGCGTACTTCGTGACGCTCACCGACGGCGAGTACGACGAGGAGTACTTCAAGAACCGCGCCCGCATCGGCAAGCTCCACGACATCCTCGAGATGCCGATGAAACAGTACATCGGTCAGTACGGGGTCTACTACGACCTCATCCTCCCCTTGCTCACCGAGCGGGCGAGCGAGCACATCACGGAGCAGGTCGAAGCGGCGCTTGGCGACGCCGCGACGGACGGCGGTACCGCCACGGCCGAAGCGGGCGCGCCCGGAGACACCCTGGATATCGTCCAGGACGTGGTCGACGAGGGAATCGCCGATCTCCGCGAGGACATCATGTCGGTCCTGCGCATCATCAATCTGGACATGCAGGTCGTCGCGGACACGTACATCCACTCCTACAGCCAGCAGCTCGAAGCGGAGATCGAGCGCCACCAAAAGCTCGCCACGGAGGTCGAGGAGGACCTCGAAACCCCGATGGCCGAGCTCCGTGACTCGGCCGGCGACGTCACCCGGTCCTCACAGCAGATATCCGACCTGACCGACGACCAGTCCGAGCGCATCCAGTCCATCGCGAGCGAGGTGTCGAACATGAGCGCCACCGTCGAGGAGGTCGCCGCCAGCGCCAACGAGGTCGAGGGTAGCAGCCAACGGGCCCGCGACCTCGCCGAGGACGGCCAGGACGCCGCCGACGATGCGATGGGCGTGATGGACGACGTCGGCGAGGCCGTCGACGAGGTCTCGGAAGACGTCGACGAACTGCAGGACCGCGTCGGGGAAATCGACGCCGTCGTCGAGGTCATCAATGACATCGCCGAGCAGACCAACATCCTCGCGCTGAACGCCTCCATCGAGGCCGCCCGCGCCGGCGAGGCCGGGAGCGGCTTCGCCGTCGTCGCCGACGAGGTCAAGTCACTGGCCGGCGACTCCCAGGAGCGCGCCCAGGAGATAGAGACCCTCGTCGGCGCCATCGAGGACGACACCGAAGACACCGTCGAGAGCCTAGACGAGACGACCGAGCAGATCGAGGCCGGCATCGAGCGCGTCGAAGAAGCGATGAAACTGCTCGACGACATCGCCGAGGCCGTCCAGGAAACCGCCCAGGGCATCCGCGAGGTCTCCGATGCGACCGACGAACAGGCCGCGAGCACCGAGGAGGTCGCGAGTATGCTCGACGAACTCGTCGCACAGGCCGACACCGTCGCCGACGAGGCCAAGCAGATCGCCGCCGCCAACGAGGAACAGGCCGCCACGATAGAGGAGGTGTCCCAGACCGTGCGGCGGCTGACGGAGTGA
- a CDS encoding aldo/keto reductase: MDVPTVTNGLPALGLGTYKNTGEQATESVRTALEMGYRHIDTAAYYDNEAAVGAGIEAASVPREEVVVATKLWYDDLAGDDVVPAAEASLDRLGLDYVDVLYVHWPAGSYEADETMAAFNELYDEGLVENVAVSNFTPEQMATAQEHSAAPIVANQVELHPLLQQDELRAYCEDEDVAVVAYAPIARGKVADVPELTEIADAHDASEVQVALAWLRQRDIVAIPKATSEAHIRANWESQQLTLDDEELSRIDGLDYDERLIDPDFAPW; the protein is encoded by the coding sequence ATGGACGTTCCAACCGTCACGAACGGGCTGCCGGCGCTCGGTCTCGGCACGTACAAGAACACGGGCGAGCAGGCGACCGAGAGCGTCAGGACGGCCCTGGAGATGGGGTATCGTCACATCGACACCGCGGCGTACTACGACAACGAGGCGGCGGTCGGCGCCGGCATCGAGGCCGCGTCGGTGCCCCGGGAGGAGGTCGTCGTCGCGACGAAGCTCTGGTACGACGACCTCGCCGGCGACGACGTGGTCCCCGCCGCGGAGGCGAGCCTCGACCGGCTCGGGCTGGACTACGTCGACGTGCTCTACGTCCACTGGCCGGCGGGGAGCTACGAGGCCGACGAGACGATGGCAGCGTTCAACGAGCTCTACGACGAGGGGCTTGTCGAGAACGTCGCCGTGAGCAACTTCACGCCCGAGCAGATGGCGACCGCACAGGAGCACTCCGCGGCGCCCATCGTCGCGAACCAGGTCGAGCTGCACCCGCTCCTCCAGCAGGACGAGCTCCGGGCGTACTGCGAGGACGAGGACGTCGCCGTCGTCGCCTACGCGCCCATCGCCCGGGGGAAGGTGGCCGACGTGCCGGAGCTGACCGAAATCGCCGACGCGCACGACGCCAGCGAGGTGCAGGTCGCGCTGGCGTGGCTCCGCCAGCGCGACATCGTCGCGATTCCGAAGGCGACCAGTGAGGCCCACATCCGGGCGAACTGGGAGAGCCAGCAGCTCACGCTCGACGATGAGGAGCTGTCACGAATCGACGGTCTCGACTACGACGAGCGGCTCATCGACCCCGACTTCGCGCCGTGGTGA